A DNA window from Anastrepha obliqua isolate idAnaObli1 chromosome 5, idAnaObli1_1.0, whole genome shotgun sequence contains the following coding sequences:
- the LOC129248975 gene encoding uncharacterized protein LOC129248975: MSKLSLVPYSDSDESFVDLNGLESLKEVEEETCVGKRGYRKQKRIPKRLQKVKKKIRVFCPPNTCLKKKCPNSCHDKISEDERVRINEHFWGIGNNIRQKDWLSSCVKQVDWQSTKLYLPQEFRNKKLYISIM; encoded by the exons ATGTCGAag CTCTCCCTGGTACCGTATAGCGATTCAGATGAATCTTTcgttgatttaaatggtttggaaagtttaaaagaagTCGAGGAGGAAACGTGTGTTGGGAAAAGGGGCTACAGAAAGCAAAAGAGAATACCTAAAAGGCtgcaaaaagttaagaaaaaaatacgagtGTTTTGCCCGCCCAACACgtgcttaaagaaaaaatgtccaaattcgtgtcatgataaaatttctgaagatgaaagagtaagaataaatgaacatttttggggAATCGGCAACAATATTAGACAGAAAGATTGGCTGTCTTCTTGTGTTAAACAAGTCGATTGGCAAAGTACAAAATTATATCTACCTCAAgaatttcgaaacaaaaaacTGTATATCAGCATTATGTAG